Proteins from one Escherichia coli genomic window:
- the ilvY gene encoding HTH-type transcriptional activator IlvY: MDLRDLKMFLHLAESRHFGRSARAMHVSPSTLSRQIQRLEDDLGQPLFVRDNRTVTLTEAGEELRVFAQQTLLQYQQLRHTIDQQGPSLSGELHIFCSVTAAYSHLPPILDRFRAEHPSVEIKLTTGDAADAMEKVVTGEADLAIAGKPETLPGAVAFSMLENLAVVLIAPALPCPVRNQVSVEKPDWSTIPFIMADQGPVRRRIELWFRRNKISNPMIYATVGGHEAMVSMVALGCGVALLPEVVLENSPEPVRNRVMILERSDEKTPFELGVCAQKKRLHEPLIEAFWKILPNY; the protein is encoded by the coding sequence GTGGATTTACGCGACCTGAAAATGTTTCTACATCTGGCGGAAAGCCGCCATTTTGGCCGCAGCGCACGGGCGATGCACGTCAGTCCGTCCACGCTTTCGCGTCAGATTCAGCGCCTGGAAGACGATCTCGGTCAACCATTGTTTGTACGCGATAACCGTACGGTGACGCTGACGGAAGCGGGCGAAGAACTGCGCGTTTTCGCCCAGCAAACACTATTGCAGTATCAACAGTTGCGCCACACCATCGACCAGCAAGGGCCGTCGCTCTCTGGCGAATTACATATCTTCTGCTCGGTGACCGCCGCTTACAGCCATCTGCCGCCGATTCTTGACAGATTCCGCGCGGAACACCCGTCAGTGGAGATAAAACTCACTACTGGTGATGCGGCGGACGCGATGGAAAAAGTGGTCACTGGCGAAGCGGATCTGGCGATTGCCGGGAAGCCGGAGACGCTGCCCGGTGCGGTGGCATTTTCGATGCTGGAGAATCTGGCAGTAGTGCTGATCGCGCCTGCCCTACCGTGCCCGGTGCGTAATCAGGTTTCGGTAGAGAAACCGGACTGGTCGACGATTCCCTTCATCATGGCCGATCAGGGGCCGGTGCGCCGCCGCATTGAACTGTGGTTCCGACGCAATAAAATCAGTAACCCGATGATTTACGCCACGGTCGGCGGGCACGAAGCGATGGTTTCGATGGTGGCGCTCGGCTGCGGCGTGGCCTTGTTGCCAGAAGTGGTGCTGGAAAACAGCCCGGAACCGGTGCGTAACCGCGTGATGATTCTGGAGCGTAGCGATGAGAAAACGCCGTTTGAGCTGGGCGTTTGTGCACAAAAAAAGCGGCTGCATGAGCCGCTGATTGAGGCTTTCTGGAAGATTTTACCGAATTACTAA
- the ilvA gene encoding threonine ammonia-lyase, biosynthetic has protein sequence MADSQPLSGAPEGAEYLRAVLRAPVYEAAQVTPLQKMEKLSSRLDNVILVKREDRQPVHSFKLRGAYAMMAGLTEEQKAHGVITASAGNHAQGVAFSSARLGVKALIVMPTATADIKVDAVRGFGGEVLLHGANFDEAKAKAIELSQQQGFTWVPPFDHPMVIAGQGTLALELLQQDAHLDRVFVPVGGGGLAAGVAVLIKQLMPQIKVIAVEAEDSACLKAALDAGHPVDLPRVGLFAEGVAVKRIGDETFRLCQEYLDDIITVDSDAICAAMKDLFEDVRAVAEPSGALALAGMKKYIAQHNIRGERLAHILSGANVNFHGLRYVSERCELGEQREALLAVTIPEEKGSFLKFCQLLGGRSVTEFNYRFADAKNACIFVGVRLSRGLEERKEILQMLNDGGYSVVDLSDDEMAKLHVRYMVGGRPSHPLQERLYSFEFPESPGALLRFLNTLGTHWNISLFHYRSHGTDYGRVLAAFELGDHEPDFETRLNELGYDCHDETHNPAFRFFLAG, from the coding sequence ATGGCAGACTCACAACCCCTGTCTGGTGCTCCGGAAGGCGCCGAATATTTAAGAGCGGTGCTACGTGCACCGGTTTACGAGGCGGCGCAGGTCACGCCGCTACAAAAAATGGAAAAGCTCTCGTCGCGTCTTGATAACGTGATTCTGGTGAAGCGCGAAGATCGCCAGCCGGTACACAGCTTTAAGCTGCGCGGTGCATACGCCATGATGGCGGGCCTGACGGAAGAACAAAAAGCGCATGGCGTGATCACTGCCTCGGCGGGTAATCACGCGCAGGGCGTCGCGTTTTCTTCCGCACGGTTAGGCGTGAAGGCGCTGATCGTCATGCCAACCGCCACCGCCGATATCAAAGTTGATGCGGTTCGCGGCTTTGGCGGCGAAGTGTTGCTTCATGGCGCGAACTTTGACGAAGCAAAAGCGAAAGCGATCGAACTGTCACAGCAGCAGGGCTTCACCTGGGTGCCACCGTTCGACCACCCGATGGTGATCGCCGGGCAAGGCACGCTGGCGCTGGAACTGCTCCAGCAGGATGCCCATCTTGACCGCGTGTTTGTGCCGGTCGGCGGCGGCGGTCTGGCGGCGGGTGTGGCGGTGCTGATCAAACAACTGATGCCGCAAATCAAAGTGATCGCCGTTGAAGCGGAAGACTCCGCCTGCCTGAAAGCGGCGCTGGATGCGGGTCATCCTGTGGATCTGCCGCGCGTGGGGCTGTTTGCTGAAGGCGTTGCGGTAAAACGCATTGGCGACGAAACCTTCCGTTTGTGCCAGGAGTATCTCGACGACATCATCACCGTCGATAGTGATGCTATCTGTGCGGCGATGAAGGATTTATTCGAAGATGTGCGCGCGGTGGCGGAACCCTCCGGCGCGCTGGCACTGGCAGGGATGAAAAAATATATCGCTCAGCACAACATTCGCGGTGAACGGCTGGCGCATATTCTTTCCGGTGCTAACGTGAACTTCCACGGCCTGCGCTACGTCTCGGAACGCTGCGAACTGGGCGAACAACGTGAAGCATTGCTGGCGGTGACCATTCCGGAAGAAAAAGGCAGCTTCCTGAAGTTCTGCCAGTTGCTTGGCGGGCGTTCGGTCACCGAGTTCAACTACCGCTTTGCCGATGCCAAAAACGCCTGCATCTTTGTCGGCGTGCGCTTAAGCCGCGGCCTCGAAGAGCGCAAAGAAATTTTGCAGATGCTCAACGATGGCGGCTACAGCGTGGTTGATCTCTCCGACGACGAAATGGCGAAGCTACACGTGCGCTATATGGTTGGCGGGCGTCCATCGCATCCGTTGCAGGAACGCCTCTACAGCTTCGAATTCCCGGAATCACCGGGTGCGCTGCTGCGCTTCCTCAACACGCTGGGCACGCACTGGAACATTTCGCTTTTCCATTATCGCAGCCACGGCACCGACTACGGGCGCGTACTGGCGGCGTTCGAGCTTGGCGATCATGAACCGGATTTCGAAACCCGGCTGAATGAGCTGGGCTACGATTGCCACGACGAAACCCATAACCCGGCGTTCAGGTTCTTTTTGGCAGGTTAA